The proteins below are encoded in one region of Aquisphaera giovannonii:
- a CDS encoding nucleotidyltransferase domain-containing protein: MSTLQRLTDRGLVRPPRWLPGNVQYETIMGSVAYGVSSDTSDVDVYGWAIPPKDDAFPHLRGEVAGFGTPRPRFEQFQEHHIRDDDALGGRGRTYDVTIYGIVKFFSLAMENNPNILDSLFTPANCVLHSTQVGNLVRENRRIFLHRGAWPKFKGYAYSQLHKISIKTPRGKRAGLVGRHGYDVKFAYHVVRLLGEVEMILTEGDIDLQRNNEPLKAIRRGEWTEERLRAWCAEKESHLERAYAESTLPASPDEPRIRRLLLDCLEQHYGSLEGCVVDPDRAVAALRAIQAELERVRDLL; this comes from the coding sequence ATGAGCACGCTGCAGCGTCTGACCGACCGAGGCCTGGTGAGGCCGCCGCGGTGGCTGCCGGGGAATGTCCAGTACGAGACGATCATGGGATCGGTCGCGTACGGCGTGTCCTCGGACACGAGCGACGTGGACGTCTACGGCTGGGCGATCCCGCCGAAGGACGACGCCTTCCCGCACCTCCGGGGCGAGGTCGCCGGCTTCGGCACGCCGCGGCCCCGGTTCGAGCAGTTCCAGGAGCATCACATCCGGGACGACGACGCGCTCGGCGGCCGCGGGCGGACGTATGACGTGACGATCTACGGGATCGTCAAGTTCTTCAGCCTGGCGATGGAGAACAACCCGAACATCCTGGACAGCCTGTTCACGCCGGCCAACTGCGTCCTGCACAGCACGCAGGTCGGCAACCTCGTCCGCGAGAACCGCCGCATCTTCCTGCACCGGGGGGCCTGGCCGAAGTTCAAGGGCTACGCATATTCGCAGTTGCACAAGATTTCGATCAAGACGCCCCGGGGCAAGCGGGCCGGGCTCGTGGGGCGGCACGGCTACGACGTCAAATTCGCGTACCACGTCGTCCGGCTGCTCGGCGAGGTCGAGATGATCCTGACCGAGGGGGACATCGACCTCCAGCGCAACAACGAGCCGCTCAAGGCCATCCGCCGGGGCGAGTGGACCGAGGAGCGGCTCCGCGCCTGGTGCGCGGAGAAGGAGTCGCACCTCGAGCGGGCGTACGCCGAGAGCACGCTCCCGGCGTCGCCCGACGAGCCGAGGATCCGCCGGCTCCTCCTCGATTGCCTGGAGCAGCACTACGGCAGCCTCGAGGGATGCGTCGTGGACCCCGACCGGGCCGTGGCCGCCCTGCGGGCCATCCAGGCGGAGCTGGAACGCGTGAGGGACCTGCTATGA
- a CDS encoding nucleotidyltransferase domain-containing protein, which translates to MTDIVNAEAMRRLWEVADGHPYPLLFATISGAHLYGFPSPDSDYDLRGCHLLPLREVVGLDAGRETIEVERKEEGFELDLVSHDALKFFRLLLRKNGYVLEQVLSPLVVLSTPEHEELKAIARGCVTRHHSHHYFGFAETQWRLFEKERPRRVKPLLYAYRVLLTGIHLMRTGEVEADLVRLADEARLGHVADLIAQKLSGPERATLDASDVDFHRREYERLRGELESAHQASRLPEGPTSRAALNDLLVRLRLKPAGDEHG; encoded by the coding sequence ATGACCGACATCGTGAACGCCGAGGCGATGCGGAGGCTCTGGGAGGTGGCGGATGGGCATCCGTATCCGCTCCTCTTCGCGACGATCAGCGGGGCCCACCTCTACGGCTTCCCCTCTCCCGACTCGGACTACGACCTGCGCGGCTGCCACCTCCTGCCGCTCCGCGAGGTCGTGGGCCTGGATGCCGGCCGGGAGACGATCGAGGTCGAGCGGAAGGAGGAGGGCTTCGAGCTCGACCTGGTCTCGCACGACGCCCTCAAGTTCTTCCGTCTCCTCCTCAGGAAGAACGGCTACGTGCTGGAGCAGGTCCTCTCGCCGCTGGTCGTCCTCTCGACGCCCGAGCATGAGGAGCTGAAGGCGATCGCCCGGGGCTGCGTCACGAGGCACCACAGCCACCACTACTTCGGCTTCGCCGAGACCCAGTGGAGGCTCTTCGAGAAGGAACGGCCCCGCCGCGTGAAGCCCCTGCTGTACGCCTACCGCGTCCTCCTGACTGGCATCCACCTGATGCGCACCGGCGAGGTGGAGGCGGACCTCGTGCGGCTCGCGGACGAGGCCCGCCTGGGTCACGTCGCCGACCTGATCGCGCAGAAACTCTCCGGGCCGGAGCGGGCGACGCTGGACGCGTCCGACGTGGATTTCCATCGCCGGGAGTACGAGCGGCTCCGCGGCGAGCTGGAGTCGGCCCACCAGGCGAGCCGGTTGCCCGAGGGGCCGACGTCCAGGGCTGCGCTCAACGATCTGCTGGTGAGGCTCCGGCTGAAACCGGCCGGCGACGAACACGGATGA